In Aptenodytes patagonicus chromosome 6, bAptPat1.pri.cur, whole genome shotgun sequence, one genomic interval encodes:
- the TRPM8 gene encoding transient receptor potential cation channel subfamily M member 8 isoform X1: MFTALVKDRPKFVRLFLENGLNLRKFLTTEVLRELYTKNFSSLVFKNLQIAKNSYNDALLTFAWKMVEDFRRGLKRDDKNSKDEMEIHLSDECPITRHPLQALFIWSVLQNKKELSKVIWEQTRGCTLAALGASKLLKSMAKVKNDINAAGESEELANEYETRAVELFTECYSNDEDLAEQLLTYSCEAWGGSNCLELAVEAKDQQFIAQPGVQNFLSKQWYGEISRDTKNWKIILCLFFFPLIGCGFISFRKKPVEKSKKLFLYYVSFFTSPFVVFSWNVIFYIAFLLVFAYVLLMDFQKEPTILEMILYVLVFILLCDEVRQWYMNGSKYFSDLWNVMDTLAIFYFIAGIVFRLHSSDESSWYSGRVIFCLDYIVFTLRLIHIFTVSRNLGPKIIMLQRMMIDVFFFLFLFAVWMVAFGVARQGILRKNEHRWEWIFRSVIYEPYLAMFGQYPDDVDGTTYNFDRCTFSGNESKPLCVELDANNQPRFPEWITIPLVCIYMLSTNILLVNLLVAMFGYTVGSVQENNDQVWKFQRYFLVQEYCSRLTIPFPFVIFAYIFMVMRKCFKCCCKKESKEPSMCCSKNEDDEILAWEAVMKENYLVKINTKANDPSEEMVHRFRQLDAKLSDLKGLLKEISSKIK; the protein is encoded by the exons ATGTTCACAGCCCTAGTGAAAGACAGGCCCAAATTTGTCCGTCTCTTCCTGGAAAATGGCTTGAATCTGAGGAAGTTTCTTACCACAGAGGTCCTTAGAGAGCTGTACACGAAAAACTTCAGCAGTCTGGTGTTCAAGAACCTGCAGATCGCAAAGAACTCCTATAACGATGCACTCCTCACATTTGCGTGGAAGATGGTTGAAGACTTCCGAAGAGGTCTCAAAAGAGATGACAAAAATAGCAAGGATGAGATGGAGATACACCTTTCA GATGAGTGTCCTATCACAAGGCACCCGTTGCAAGCTCTGTTTATTTGGTCAGTTCTTCAGAACAAGAAAGAGTTGTCTAAAGTCATTTGGGAGCAA ACGAGAGGTTGCACTTTGGCAGCCCTTGGGGCCAGTAAGCTCCTGAAAAGCATGGCGAAGGTGAAGAATGATATAAATGCTGCTGGTGAGTCTGAGGAACTCGCTAATGAGTATGAGACAAGAGCAGTAG AGCTGTTCACTGAGTGCTACAGCAATGATGAAGATCTAGCTGAGCAGCTGCTGACCTATTCCTGTGAAGCCTGGGGAGGAAGCAATTGTCTGGAACTGGCAGTGGAAGCTAAAGACCAGCAGTTCATTGCACAGCCAGGGGTGCAG AATTTCCTTTCCAAGCAGTGGTATGGAGAGATTTCAAGAGATACTAAGAATTGGAAGATTATACTGTGtctgttctttttccctttaatagGCTGTGGTTTCATCTCATTCAG GAAAAAGCCTGTGGAGAAGAGTAAGAAACTATTCCTTTATTATGTGTCTTTCTTCACCTCCCCCTTTGTGGTCTTCTCCTGGAATGTCATCTTCTACATCGCTTTCCTGTTGGTCTTCGCCTACGTGTTGCTTATGGATTTCCAGAAGGAACCTACCATCCTGGAGATGATCCTTTACGTGCTGGTCTTCATTCTGCTTTGTGATGAAGTGAGACAA tggTACATGAATGGCAGTAAGTATTTCTCAGATCTGTGGAATGTTATGGATACACTAGCAATCTTCTACTTCATAGCAGGGATTGTGTTCAG GCTTCACTCATCTGATGAAAGCTCTTGGTATTCTGGGAGAGTCATTTTCTGTTTGGACTACATAGTTTTTACCCTGAGGCTGATCCATATTTTCACAGTTAGCAGGAATCTAGGACCCAAAATTATTATGCTGCAGAGGATG ATGATAGAtgtcttcttcttcctcttcctctttgctgTGTGGATGGTGGCCTTTGGTGTGGCCAGGCAAGGCATCCTGAGGAAGAATGAGCACCGCTGGGAGTGGATATTTAGATCTGTCATCTACGAGCCATACCTGGCTATGTTTGGCCAGTACCCTGATGATGTTGACG GTACCACCTACAACTTTGACCGCTGCACCTTTTCTGGGAATGAATCCAAGCCCTTGTGCGTGGAGCTGGATGCCAACAACCAACCCCGCTTCCCGGAGTGGATTACCATTCCCCTTGTCTGCATTTACATGCTCTCAACTAACATCCTCCTTGTGAACCTGCTTGTGGCCATGTTCGG TTACACCGTTGGATCAGTACAAGAGAACAACGACCAGGTGTGGAAGTTCCAGCGTTACTTCTTGGTCCAAGAATACTGCAGTCGCTTGACTATCCCCTTCCCTTTCGTCATCTTTGCCTACATATTCATGGTGATGAGGAAATGTTTCAAATGCTGCTGTAAGAAAGAAAGTAAAGAGCCATCTATGTGTT GCTCAAAAAATGAGGATGATGAAATTCTGGCATGGGAAGCTGTCATGAAGGAAAATTACCTTGTCAAAATCAATACCAAAGCAAATGATCCATCAGAAGA gATGGTGCATCGATTTAGACAACTGGATGCAAAG
- the TRPM8 gene encoding transient receptor potential cation channel subfamily M member 8 isoform X2 yields the protein MFTALVKDRPKFVRLFLENGLNLRKFLTTEVLRELYTKNFSSLVFKNLQIAKNSYNDALLTFAWKMVEDFRRGLKRDDKNSKDEMEIHLSDECPITRHPLQALFIWSVLQNKKELSKVIWEQTRGCTLAALGASKLLKSMAKVKNDINAAGESEELANEYETRAVELFTECYSNDEDLAEQLLTYSCEAWGGSNCLELAVEAKDQQFIAQPGVQNFLSKQWYGEISRDTKNWKIILCLFFFPLIGCGFISFRKKPVEKSKKLFLYYVSFFTSPFVVFSWNVIFYIAFLLVFAYVLLMDFQKEPTILEMILYVLVFILLCDEWYMNGSKYFSDLWNVMDTLAIFYFIAGIVFRLHSSDESSWYSGRVIFCLDYIVFTLRLIHIFTVSRNLGPKIIMLQRMMIDVFFFLFLFAVWMVAFGVARQGILRKNEHRWEWIFRSVIYEPYLAMFGQYPDDVDGTTYNFDRCTFSGNESKPLCVELDANNQPRFPEWITIPLVCIYMLSTNILLVNLLVAMFGYTVGSVQENNDQVWKFQRYFLVQEYCSRLTIPFPFVIFAYIFMVMRKCFKCCCKKESKEPSMCCSKNEDDEILAWEAVMKENYLVKINTKANDPSEEMVHRFRQLDAKLSDLKGLLKEISSKIK from the exons ATGTTCACAGCCCTAGTGAAAGACAGGCCCAAATTTGTCCGTCTCTTCCTGGAAAATGGCTTGAATCTGAGGAAGTTTCTTACCACAGAGGTCCTTAGAGAGCTGTACACGAAAAACTTCAGCAGTCTGGTGTTCAAGAACCTGCAGATCGCAAAGAACTCCTATAACGATGCACTCCTCACATTTGCGTGGAAGATGGTTGAAGACTTCCGAAGAGGTCTCAAAAGAGATGACAAAAATAGCAAGGATGAGATGGAGATACACCTTTCA GATGAGTGTCCTATCACAAGGCACCCGTTGCAAGCTCTGTTTATTTGGTCAGTTCTTCAGAACAAGAAAGAGTTGTCTAAAGTCATTTGGGAGCAA ACGAGAGGTTGCACTTTGGCAGCCCTTGGGGCCAGTAAGCTCCTGAAAAGCATGGCGAAGGTGAAGAATGATATAAATGCTGCTGGTGAGTCTGAGGAACTCGCTAATGAGTATGAGACAAGAGCAGTAG AGCTGTTCACTGAGTGCTACAGCAATGATGAAGATCTAGCTGAGCAGCTGCTGACCTATTCCTGTGAAGCCTGGGGAGGAAGCAATTGTCTGGAACTGGCAGTGGAAGCTAAAGACCAGCAGTTCATTGCACAGCCAGGGGTGCAG AATTTCCTTTCCAAGCAGTGGTATGGAGAGATTTCAAGAGATACTAAGAATTGGAAGATTATACTGTGtctgttctttttccctttaatagGCTGTGGTTTCATCTCATTCAG GAAAAAGCCTGTGGAGAAGAGTAAGAAACTATTCCTTTATTATGTGTCTTTCTTCACCTCCCCCTTTGTGGTCTTCTCCTGGAATGTCATCTTCTACATCGCTTTCCTGTTGGTCTTCGCCTACGTGTTGCTTATGGATTTCCAGAAGGAACCTACCATCCTGGAGATGATCCTTTACGTGCTGGTCTTCATTCTGCTTTGTGATGAA tggTACATGAATGGCAGTAAGTATTTCTCAGATCTGTGGAATGTTATGGATACACTAGCAATCTTCTACTTCATAGCAGGGATTGTGTTCAG GCTTCACTCATCTGATGAAAGCTCTTGGTATTCTGGGAGAGTCATTTTCTGTTTGGACTACATAGTTTTTACCCTGAGGCTGATCCATATTTTCACAGTTAGCAGGAATCTAGGACCCAAAATTATTATGCTGCAGAGGATG ATGATAGAtgtcttcttcttcctcttcctctttgctgTGTGGATGGTGGCCTTTGGTGTGGCCAGGCAAGGCATCCTGAGGAAGAATGAGCACCGCTGGGAGTGGATATTTAGATCTGTCATCTACGAGCCATACCTGGCTATGTTTGGCCAGTACCCTGATGATGTTGACG GTACCACCTACAACTTTGACCGCTGCACCTTTTCTGGGAATGAATCCAAGCCCTTGTGCGTGGAGCTGGATGCCAACAACCAACCCCGCTTCCCGGAGTGGATTACCATTCCCCTTGTCTGCATTTACATGCTCTCAACTAACATCCTCCTTGTGAACCTGCTTGTGGCCATGTTCGG TTACACCGTTGGATCAGTACAAGAGAACAACGACCAGGTGTGGAAGTTCCAGCGTTACTTCTTGGTCCAAGAATACTGCAGTCGCTTGACTATCCCCTTCCCTTTCGTCATCTTTGCCTACATATTCATGGTGATGAGGAAATGTTTCAAATGCTGCTGTAAGAAAGAAAGTAAAGAGCCATCTATGTGTT GCTCAAAAAATGAGGATGATGAAATTCTGGCATGGGAAGCTGTCATGAAGGAAAATTACCTTGTCAAAATCAATACCAAAGCAAATGATCCATCAGAAGA gATGGTGCATCGATTTAGACAACTGGATGCAAAG